A single Muntiacus reevesi chromosome 9, mMunRee1.1, whole genome shotgun sequence DNA region contains:
- the LOC136174653 gene encoding olfactory receptor 4A15-like gives MEQRNNVTEFVLLGLTQSPQGQKILSVIFLLIYIVTMAGNLLIVLTVVSSPALGIPMYFFLGNLSFMDAVYSTTVTPNMIIDLSCAKKTISFQACMTQLFTEHLFGGAEILLLVLMAYDRYVAICKPLHYMTVMNQRVCVLLLLLAWTGGFVHAIVHILFVYSLPFCGPNVIDHFGCDMYPLLKLACTDIRIIGFTVLANDGAICVVLFTLLLLSYGVILRSLKDLSQEGRRRAWSTCGSHVTVVVLFFVPCIFLYVRPPSTLPIDKYLAVFYTIVTPMLNPLIYTLRNGEMQNAMKKLWNRRRK, from the coding sequence ATGGAACAAAGGAACAATGTAACTGAGTTTGTCCTCTTGGGGCTCACTCAGAGCCCCCAGGGTCAGAAGATACTATCTGTCATCTTCTTGCTCATCTACATCGTGACCATGGCGGGCAATCTCCTCATTGTCCTGACCGTGGTGTCCAGCCCAGCGCTTGGCatccccatgtacttctttcttggCAACTTATCATTTATGGATGCTGTTTATTCTACTACAGTCACCCCAAATATGATTATAGACTTATCCTGCGCAAAGAAAACCATTTCATTCCAAGCATGCATGACCCAGCTTTTTACAGAGCActtatttggtggtgctgagattTTGCTCCTGGTactcatggcctatgaccgctacgtggccatctgcaagcctctgcaTTATATGACAGTGATGAATCAACGGGTATGTGTTCTGTTACTGCTGTTAGCCTGGACTGGGGGGTTTGTACATGCTATCGTTCATATTCTCTTTGTTTACAGTctccccttctgtggccccaatgtcattgaccaCTTCGGATGTGACATGTACCCCTTGTTAAAACTGGCCTGCACTGACATCCGCATAATTGGCTTCACGGTGCTGGCTAATGATGGGGCCATCTGCGTGGTCCTCTTCACGCTCTTGCTCCTCTCCTACGGGGTCATCCTGCGCTCCCTGAAGGATctcagtcaggaagggaggcgcaGAGCCTggtccacctgtggctcccacgtCACTGTGGTGGTCCTCTTCTTCGTGCcctgtatttttctgtatgtgaGACCTCCTTCCACTTTACCCATTGATAAATACTTGGCAGTGTTTTACACCATCGTCACCCCAATGTTGAACCCTCTGATCTATACactgagaaatggagagatgcAAAATGCCATGAAAAAGCTCTGGAACAGAAGACGAAAATGA